From the genome of Geobacter sp. SVR, one region includes:
- a CDS encoding B12-binding domain-containing radical SAM protein yields MRIILVAIHPYPSPQAVPLGTAFLRGFLAASPGPLPQIEQLDFYAGQDIVNCTRELLALEPDAIGFSMYVWNRTMCREIARELAIRQPGVRLFAGGPEATADPAGILAEAPFEFLILGEGERPFTAACNRLATGDAVAGIPGIALQGRDGTISTISASPLPDLDVIPSPWLNSIIDSSRLGGILWQLSRGCGFKCDFCYDARGAHGVRRFSLKRIEAELRHFAKEGVSQVFVLDSTFNQDRVRAKTILKMIARIAPGIHFHFEVRSEFIDREMSHLFAAISCSLQIGLQSADPQVMQGVGRRFDPRDFRAKASLLNESGAVFGFDLIYGLPGDSFTGFSASIDFALTLYPNHLDIFPLAILPGTALAERAGAIGLEHLPAPPYTLISSPSFSPGDMSRAHALAAACDIFYTRGKAVAWFNSVCAALKLRPSELLHRFADWLAAARGADISEDQLSDEQIWQIQRTFLSGAFGAGRWKRVLPLALDLVDYHYHYAAALLTPPPTGRHRPKHGALLGCTARLAPSTRLVSFHYEILDILAAGEPDLISFTGRHAPTGSWAVIYPHRDGILTESLAEPYYRLLDRLDGNTSCGRIAEELGIPADEAQSFVEFALTEGLISMPKRYDSPRRPPFR; encoded by the coding sequence GTGCGCATTATTCTCGTCGCCATCCATCCCTACCCTTCGCCACAGGCGGTACCACTGGGTACTGCTTTTCTGCGCGGCTTCCTTGCCGCAAGCCCCGGTCCGCTTCCACAGATCGAGCAGCTGGATTTTTATGCCGGACAGGACATCGTCAACTGCACCCGTGAACTGCTCGCCCTCGAACCCGATGCAATCGGTTTTTCGATGTATGTCTGGAACCGTACGATGTGCCGGGAGATCGCCCGTGAGCTGGCAATCCGCCAGCCGGGAGTGCGACTGTTCGCCGGAGGCCCTGAGGCGACCGCCGATCCAGCCGGCATACTGGCCGAGGCACCCTTCGAGTTCCTGATCCTGGGCGAAGGAGAACGTCCCTTTACAGCCGCCTGCAACAGGCTGGCAACCGGCGACGCTGTCGCCGGCATACCGGGCATTGCCCTCCAAGGGAGGGATGGCACGATATCGACAATATCCGCCTCCCCTCTGCCCGATCTGGATGTCATTCCCTCGCCCTGGCTGAACTCGATCATCGACAGCAGCCGCCTCGGCGGCATTCTTTGGCAACTCTCACGCGGATGCGGCTTCAAGTGCGACTTCTGCTACGATGCACGCGGCGCGCATGGTGTACGCAGGTTCTCGCTCAAGCGGATCGAGGCGGAGCTGCGGCACTTCGCAAAAGAGGGAGTTAGCCAGGTGTTCGTACTCGACTCCACCTTCAACCAGGACCGGGTGCGGGCCAAGACCATCCTGAAGATGATCGCCAGGATCGCACCCGGGATCCATTTTCATTTCGAGGTGCGCAGCGAATTCATCGACCGGGAAATGTCACATCTGTTCGCGGCGATCAGCTGCTCGCTGCAGATCGGCTTGCAAAGCGCCGATCCGCAGGTGATGCAGGGGGTCGGCCGCAGGTTCGATCCCCGCGATTTCAGGGCCAAGGCAAGCCTGCTCAACGAATCCGGGGCCGTCTTCGGCTTCGATCTGATCTACGGACTGCCCGGAGACAGCTTCACCGGCTTCTCCGCCAGCATCGACTTTGCGCTCACCCTCTATCCAAATCACCTGGACATCTTTCCTCTGGCGATTCTGCCCGGCACCGCCTTGGCGGAGCGCGCCGGCGCCATCGGCCTTGAGCATCTCCCTGCCCCGCCCTACACGCTGATTTCCTCCCCCAGCTTCAGCCCCGGTGACATGTCGCGCGCACATGCCCTGGCCGCTGCCTGCGACATATTCTATACCCGCGGCAAAGCGGTCGCCTGGTTCAACAGCGTCTGTGCGGCACTCAAGCTGCGCCCTTCGGAACTGCTCCACCGGTTCGCGGACTGGCTGGCCGCCGCCAGGGGAGCGGATATCAGCGAGGATCAGCTGAGCGATGAGCAAATCTGGCAGATTCAGCGCACTTTTCTGAGCGGGGCGTTCGGGGCCGGGCGCTGGAAACGGGTACTGCCCCTGGCTCTCGACCTAGTTGACTACCATTATCATTACGCCGCAGCCCTGCTTACTCCGCCGCCGACCGGCCGGCACCGACCGAAACACGGGGCACTGCTCGGGTGTACTGCCCGGCTTGCACCCTCAACGCGCCTGGTCAGCTTCCACTACGAAATTCTGGACATCCTGGCGGCAGGCGAGCCGGATCTGATTTCCTTCACCGGCCGGCACGCGCCGACCGGCTCCTGGGCGGTGATCTACCCGCACCGGGACGGAATACTGACGGAATCTCTTGCGGAGCCGTATTACCGCCTGCTCGACCGGCTGGACGGCAACACCTCCTGCGGCCGGATCGCCGAAGAATTGGGCATCCCTGCGGATGAAGCACAATCGTTTGTGGAATTCGCCCTGACCGAAGGGCTGATCAGCATGCCGAAACGATACGACAGCCCCAGGCGTCCGCCGTTTAGATGA
- the ispE gene encoding 4-(cytidine 5'-diphospho)-2-C-methyl-D-erythritol kinase translates to MNHLTILAPAKINYLLDVIRRRPDGYHDLRMVMQRINLCDRIEITLNDTAELVVTCGKNGVPDGPGNIAWKAARTLLDLAGTGQGASITIAKNIPVAAGLGGGSSDAASVLMGMNQLLELGLSDRRLMEIGVTLGADVPFFVFKQTALAEGIGEQLRAMPTMPPAWVVLVNPGVHVSTAWVYQNLQLTNRRQLAKLPEFFSSIEDVCAILSNDLEDVTIPSFPVIEEIKTTLLRMGALGAMMSGSGPTVFGLFRDQSTAEAACATLSERGDWFAAAVETL, encoded by the coding sequence GTGAATCACCTGACCATCCTGGCGCCGGCCAAGATCAATTATCTGCTGGACGTCATCCGTCGTCGACCTGACGGCTATCACGACCTGCGCATGGTCATGCAGCGGATCAACCTGTGCGACCGGATAGAGATCACGCTCAACGACACCGCCGAACTGGTCGTGACCTGCGGCAAGAACGGCGTGCCCGACGGCCCCGGCAACATCGCCTGGAAGGCGGCGCGCACGCTGTTGGACCTGGCCGGCACCGGGCAGGGTGCCTCCATTACGATCGCCAAGAACATCCCGGTTGCTGCCGGACTGGGTGGCGGCAGCAGCGACGCCGCCAGCGTACTGATGGGCATGAACCAGTTGCTGGAGCTCGGCCTTTCGGACCGGCGCCTGATGGAGATCGGCGTGACCCTCGGCGCCGACGTCCCCTTCTTCGTCTTCAAGCAGACCGCACTGGCCGAGGGCATCGGCGAACAGCTCCGGGCCATGCCTACCATGCCGCCGGCCTGGGTGGTACTGGTGAACCCCGGCGTACACGTCTCGACGGCCTGGGTCTACCAAAATTTGCAGTTGACAAACCGGCGGCAGTTGGCTAAGCTCCCGGAGTTTTTCAGCAGCATCGAGGATGTCTGCGCGATCCTCTCCAACGATCTGGAAGATGTGACCATCCCTTCTTTTCCGGTCATAGAGGAGATCAAAACGACGCTGTTGCGGATGGGGGCGCTCGGCGCGATGATGTCAGGCAGCGGGCCCACCGTCTTTGGCCTTTTCAGGGATCAATCGACCGCGGAAGCGGCATGCGCTACCCTGTCGGAACGTGGAGACTGGTTCGCCGCGGCAGTTGAAACCTTATGA
- a CDS encoding agmatine/peptidylarginine deiminase, whose product MNPRLPAEWEAQDGVLLAWPHEGTDWAYMLGDVRPVFVEIIRQITRFERVVLTSPRTAETQAYLAEQGIDTRLVTICEMPNNDTWARDFGPITVEYNGQPVLLDFAFNGWGLKFPANHDNLITRQLKQQGVLAPGLKTIGLVMEGGSIESDGLGTILTTAACLMSGNRNPQLDQNEIEQALASLLGARRVHWLNHGFLAGDDTDSHIDTLARICPDNVIVYQACDDERDEHYRELKLMEQELSAFKAPDGSPYRLIPLPWPKARFDEDAHRLPATYANFLVINGAVLVPTYRDEAKDHLALERIGQVFPGREIIGIDCLPLVEQHGSLHCVTMQLPRGVLS is encoded by the coding sequence ATGAACCCGAGATTGCCCGCCGAATGGGAAGCGCAGGATGGAGTCCTGCTGGCGTGGCCCCATGAAGGCACCGACTGGGCCTATATGCTGGGCGACGTGCGTCCGGTCTTTGTGGAGATCATCCGTCAGATCACTCGCTTCGAGCGGGTTGTGTTGACGTCGCCTCGAACCGCCGAAACGCAGGCCTACCTTGCGGAGCAGGGCATTGATACGCGGCTGGTCACCATCTGCGAGATGCCCAACAACGACACCTGGGCCCGCGACTTCGGTCCCATAACCGTCGAGTACAACGGCCAGCCGGTGCTGCTCGATTTCGCCTTCAACGGCTGGGGGCTCAAGTTTCCCGCCAACCACGATAATCTTATCACGAGGCAGCTCAAACAGCAGGGGGTGCTGGCCCCCGGCCTCAAGACGATCGGGCTGGTGATGGAAGGGGGCAGCATCGAGAGCGACGGTCTCGGCACCATTCTGACCACTGCCGCCTGCCTGATGTCCGGCAACCGCAATCCCCAGTTGGATCAGAACGAAATCGAGCAGGCCCTGGCCTCGCTCCTGGGAGCGCGGCGGGTGCACTGGCTCAACCATGGGTTTCTGGCCGGGGATGATACCGACAGTCATATCGATACCCTGGCCCGGATCTGCCCCGATAACGTAATTGTCTATCAGGCCTGCGACGACGAGCGCGACGAGCATTACCGGGAGCTGAAGCTGATGGAACAGGAGCTGTCCGCCTTCAAGGCTCCGGACGGTTCCCCCTATCGGCTGATTCCACTCCCCTGGCCCAAGGCGCGCTTCGATGAAGATGCTCACCGTCTGCCGGCCACCTACGCCAATTTCCTGGTGATCAACGGCGCGGTGCTGGTGCCGACCTATCGGGATGAGGCGAAGGATCATCTGGCCCTGGAGCGGATCGGACAGGTTTTTCCCGGCCGCGAGATCATCGGTATCGACTGTCTGCCGCTGGTGGAACAGCACGGGTCGCTGCACTGCGTGACCATGCAACTGCCCCGGGGGGTGTTGTCATGA
- a CDS encoding carbon-nitrogen hydrolase has product MTIKIALIQQSCGEDRQANLDKSVEMITRAAAAGAALVVLQELHAGPYFCQVEHPDLFDLAESIPGPSSTRLGDLARTLGIVLVASLFERRAAGLYHNTAVVFEKDGSIAGTYRKMHIPDDPGFYEKFYFTPGDLGFNPVKTSLGKLGVLVCWDQWYPEGARLMALAGADLLIYPTAIGWDPLDSEAEKERQREAWIISQRGHAVANGLPVLAVNRVGFEASSDKPETGIRFWGSSFVAGPQGEVLAEATRDKEEILMAEIDLRRSETVRRIWPFLRDRRIDAYGDILKRYRD; this is encoded by the coding sequence ATGACGATCAAGATTGCCCTGATTCAGCAGTCCTGCGGCGAAGACCGCCAGGCCAACCTGGACAAAAGTGTCGAGATGATTACCCGTGCCGCTGCTGCCGGTGCGGCCCTGGTGGTCCTGCAGGAGCTGCACGCCGGACCCTACTTCTGCCAGGTGGAGCATCCGGACCTGTTCGATCTGGCAGAGTCGATCCCAGGCCCTTCATCCACCCGCCTGGGCGACCTGGCCCGTACACTGGGCATCGTGCTGGTTGCCTCGCTCTTCGAGCGACGTGCCGCCGGCCTGTACCACAATACGGCCGTGGTATTCGAGAAGGACGGCTCCATTGCCGGCACCTACCGAAAGATGCATATCCCCGATGATCCCGGCTTTTACGAGAAGTTCTACTTCACGCCGGGGGACCTGGGCTTCAATCCCGTCAAGACTTCTCTTGGCAAACTGGGGGTGCTGGTCTGCTGGGATCAGTGGTATCCGGAGGGGGCACGCCTGATGGCGTTGGCCGGAGCGGATCTGCTGATCTACCCGACTGCCATCGGTTGGGACCCCTTGGACAGCGAGGCTGAAAAGGAGCGCCAGCGCGAAGCCTGGATCATCAGCCAGCGCGGCCATGCCGTTGCCAACGGCCTGCCGGTGCTGGCGGTCAACCGGGTCGGCTTCGAAGCCTCCAGCGACAAGCCCGAAACCGGTATCCGCTTCTGGGGCAGCAGCTTTGTGGCCGGTCCCCAGGGTGAGGTCCTGGCCGAGGCGACCAGGGATAAAGAGGAAATCCTCATGGCGGAGATCGATCTGCGGAGGAGCGAGACCGTGCGGCGGATCTGGCCTTTCCTGCGCGATCGTCGCATCGATGCCTACGGGGATATTCTCAAGCGTTATCGGGATTAG
- a CDS encoding DUF2721 domain-containing protein yields the protein MALLEKELLDALSSSRILSSMITPAVLISACGTLIFSTSARLGRIFDRVNVMKGEVEAVVDGKISYPAERLLHLKGQVNLQKRRAFLLQKSMAALYTATSLFVASSLAIAINVAYGGPEYNWIATAIALGGGLFLFAASALLLYESRFNLRFVTRHIDFIEFLEDKATRSGVVTPSNSISAIPDGKEVEPLVLKVQ from the coding sequence ATGGCTCTGCTCGAAAAAGAACTGCTCGATGCACTCTCCAGCTCCCGCATCCTGTCTTCGATGATCACCCCTGCGGTGCTGATCTCGGCCTGCGGCACCCTGATCTTTTCCACTTCGGCCCGTTTGGGACGCATTTTCGACCGGGTCAATGTGATGAAGGGCGAGGTCGAGGCAGTCGTGGACGGTAAGATATCCTATCCTGCCGAGCGTTTGCTGCATCTGAAGGGACAGGTCAACCTGCAGAAGCGGCGGGCCTTTCTGCTGCAGAAATCCATGGCCGCCCTGTACACCGCTACCTCGCTGTTCGTGGCCTCCAGTCTGGCCATTGCCATCAACGTGGCCTATGGCGGGCCGGAGTACAACTGGATAGCGACCGCCATCGCCCTGGGAGGCGGCCTGTTTCTGTTCGCTGCCAGCGCCCTGCTGCTATATGAGAGCCGCTTCAATCTGCGCTTCGTCACCCGTCATATCGACTTCATCGAGTTTTTGGAGGATAAGGCGACCCGATCGGGCGTTGTCACGCCATCAAATAGTATAAGTGCAATTCCGGATGGCAAAGAGGTAGAACCCTTGGTGCTGAAAGTTCAGTGA
- a CDS encoding methyl-accepting chemotaxis protein gives MKSSNVKIGIRLGAGFGIVLLFMVTMGIYSILRLSSINQEIQKVTDDRWPKVRALAELKDNANIIARAMRNMVLLSDPAEDQKEKKRILEARDVIGKRIEDLGKTVESTEGKAMMAKLQEKRVEYIKSQNLVIELTEKNKDDEAKIELFGSVRKSQGEYFAAIDELIAYQGKSMDKAGDVVEASVRSTRTITIIILVVSIVMSFVIATVIVRSITRPVAALVEMNRKFAAGDLTIAIDVTGEDEIGLLAASSRTVVANLRNILNQVSDTSSQVASASNQLQSTAEQIATGAEEVASQTSTVATASEEMAATSSDIARNCSMAAESSRETSASATKGSAVVQETITGMTRISERVKQTAKTVENLGARSEQIGQIVGTIEDIADQTNLLALNAAIEAARAGEQGRGFAVVADEVRALAERTTRATKEISDMIKTIQSETRSAVRAMEEGVEEVERGSASSEKSGQALEEILAQINEVTMQINQIATAAEEQTATTGEITTNVQQVTEVVQQTARGAGETATAAAQLSSNAQRLQELVNRFRLA, from the coding sequence ATGAAGAGCTCAAATGTGAAGATAGGAATCAGACTTGGTGCAGGTTTCGGTATAGTACTTCTCTTTATGGTCACCATGGGGATCTATTCCATCCTGCGCCTCTCCTCCATCAATCAAGAGATCCAGAAGGTGACGGACGACCGTTGGCCCAAGGTGCGTGCCCTGGCTGAACTCAAGGACAACGCCAATATAATTGCCCGGGCGATGCGGAATATGGTGCTTTTGAGTGATCCTGCCGAAGATCAGAAAGAGAAAAAAAGGATACTGGAAGCACGCGACGTGATCGGAAAGAGGATTGAAGACCTGGGCAAAACGGTCGAGTCCACCGAAGGCAAGGCCATGATGGCCAAGCTTCAGGAGAAACGAGTCGAGTATATCAAGTCTCAAAACCTGGTGATCGAGCTCACCGAAAAGAATAAGGACGATGAAGCCAAAATTGAGCTTTTCGGAAGCGTACGCAAATCTCAGGGGGAATATTTCGCCGCCATCGATGAACTCATAGCATATCAGGGTAAATCGATGGATAAGGCGGGCGACGTGGTTGAAGCATCGGTCAGGTCGACGCGTACGATCACCATAATTATTCTTGTTGTTTCGATTGTGATGTCGTTTGTTATCGCGACGGTCATCGTCCGAAGTATTACCAGACCGGTTGCGGCCCTGGTCGAAATGAACAGGAAGTTTGCTGCAGGAGACCTGACGATAGCTATCGATGTGACCGGTGAGGACGAAATAGGACTTCTGGCAGCATCCTCCCGCACGGTTGTGGCAAATCTCAGGAATATACTGAATCAGGTGTCCGATACATCCAGCCAGGTCGCATCGGCGTCGAACCAGCTCCAATCCACCGCCGAACAGATTGCCACGGGTGCCGAAGAAGTCGCCTCGCAGACCAGCACGGTGGCGACCGCCAGCGAGGAGATGGCTGCCACCAGCAGCGACATTGCCCGCAATTGCAGTATGGCGGCGGAAAGTTCCCGGGAGACGAGTGCTTCGGCCACCAAGGGAAGCGCCGTCGTCCAGGAAACGATCACCGGAATGACGAGAATTTCCGAGCGGGTCAAACAAACCGCTAAAACGGTTGAAAATCTAGGAGCACGGTCGGAGCAGATAGGCCAGATTGTCGGCACGATCGAAGACATAGCGGACCAGACCAATCTGCTGGCGCTCAATGCCGCCATAGAAGCGGCACGCGCAGGTGAACAGGGCAGGGGATTTGCGGTGGTTGCGGATGAGGTCAGGGCGCTGGCTGAACGTACGACGCGGGCAACCAAAGAGATATCCGACATGATCAAGACCATCCAGAGCGAGACCAGATCGGCTGTTCGCGCCATGGAAGAAGGCGTGGAGGAGGTCGAAAGAGGGAGTGCAAGTTCCGAAAAATCAGGTCAGGCGCTTGAAGAAATACTCGCCCAGATCAATGAAGTTACCATGCAGATCAATCAGATAGCCACAGCAGCAGAGGAACAGACTGCCACGACAGGCGAGATTACAACCAATGTGCAGCAGGTCACGGAGGTGGTTCAGCAGACAGCCCGCGGGGCAGGTGAAACGGCGACCGCCGCTGCCCAACTGTCATCGAATGCCCAGAGACTGCAGGAATTGGTAAACAGGTTCAGGTTGGCGTAG
- a CDS encoding 6-bladed beta-propeller, producing the protein MEVKPTNLWMMMVHLAFLLICLTGCAGSGGDGGSPPQITGVAAAGLPLAGTVTIKDSSTPTKQLSSTIAEDGSFSFDVTGLAPPFLLQATGSAAGVNYTLHSLSSNPGTCNINPLTDLAVTMANGGQTPADLFANPSLSTMRNLASTLPTSLTSLQTTLTPLFESVGASPHNIINDKYTADRQGLDMLFDIASINVSNGSVSIIDKQGGEEILPSTPITSGLLTGSPDSGKLGLRTITGNVKTLSGAGIPGVVVTAYPFLGCGGPIAIPIQPPPSSKSTDKNVQSPSLQILPHVKTDSAGNYTLYVQRGRYWIVSSLAGYGLTQDFIEVVIDTTNVTGKDFTADYGGKGMFAYPSAITIDKNDTIYVADVLNSNIQKFSSDGTYLGQWGKYGTNGGQFTYTTLLGTDTSGNIYAGSNYYDNDISIQKFSNDGRLIAQWGRRGTGDGEFSYLSAFTIDKNNILYALDNIIDNPRLQKFNSNGEYLSQWSMPDNGSLLYNFYTALAVGDSGSLYMANNRNKTIQKFNSNGQYLSQWGTPGTGDGQFSTPSAIAVDRDDNVYVVDRHNNRIQKFSSSGEFIMGWGSYGSDNGQFKYPSAAAIDKNGNIYVVDDYNYRIQKFSSNGEYLGQWGMYGTLNPSPPSFACPT; encoded by the coding sequence ATGGAAGTGAAACCGACAAATTTGTGGATGATGATGGTGCACCTGGCATTTCTGCTCATCTGCCTTACCGGCTGTGCCGGAAGCGGAGGAGATGGTGGTTCGCCCCCTCAGATAACGGGTGTTGCGGCGGCGGGATTACCGCTCGCAGGCACCGTTACCATTAAAGATTCCTCAACCCCAACCAAACAGTTATCATCTACTATTGCGGAAGATGGATCTTTCAGCTTCGACGTCACCGGCCTGGCTCCGCCGTTTCTTTTGCAGGCCACCGGAAGTGCCGCTGGAGTCAACTATACGCTTCACTCGCTGAGCTCAAATCCCGGAACGTGCAATATCAACCCCTTGACTGATTTGGCAGTGACCATGGCGAATGGTGGACAGACACCGGCTGATCTTTTTGCCAATCCTTCTCTGTCCACGATGCGAAATCTCGCCTCCACCCTTCCAACCTCGCTAACCAGCCTGCAGACAACGTTGACTCCGCTTTTCGAGTCGGTCGGAGCATCGCCCCACAACATAATCAACGATAAGTACACGGCCGACAGACAGGGACTGGACATGTTGTTCGACATTGCTTCGATCAATGTCAGTAACGGCAGCGTGAGCATTATCGACAAACAGGGGGGCGAGGAGATTCTTCCCTCCACCCCTATTACTTCAGGCCTGCTTACGGGAAGTCCGGACTCCGGCAAGCTGGGACTCCGCACCATAACAGGAAACGTAAAAACATTGTCCGGCGCAGGCATACCCGGAGTGGTCGTGACCGCTTATCCGTTTCTGGGCTGCGGCGGCCCAATTGCAATACCTATTCAGCCTCCACCAAGCAGTAAATCCACCGATAAAAATGTGCAATCGCCTTCACTCCAGATCTTGCCACATGTAAAGACCGATTCGGCTGGAAATTACACCTTATATGTCCAGCGCGGAAGATACTGGATAGTCTCCTCTCTGGCCGGTTACGGATTGACACAGGACTTTATTGAAGTGGTTATTGACACAACCAACGTCACGGGAAAGGATTTCACGGCCGATTATGGCGGCAAGGGGATGTTCGCTTATCCTTCCGCAATAACTATCGATAAGAACGATACTATTTACGTAGCAGATGTGCTCAATAGCAACATCCAGAAGTTCAGCAGCGACGGTACCTACCTGGGGCAATGGGGAAAATATGGCACAAATGGAGGGCAATTCACGTACACAACCTTATTAGGCACGGATACATCCGGAAATATATATGCAGGTAGCAACTATTACGACAATGATATCAGTATTCAGAAGTTCAGCAATGACGGTAGGCTCATAGCACAATGGGGTCGACGGGGAACCGGCGATGGGGAGTTCAGCTATCTTTCGGCATTCACCATAGACAAAAACAATATCCTCTACGCTCTCGACAATATCATAGATAACCCTCGCCTTCAGAAATTCAACAGTAACGGCGAATATCTGTCACAATGGAGCATGCCGGACAACGGCAGCCTTCTATACAATTTTTACACGGCATTGGCTGTAGGCGACAGCGGCAGCCTTTACATGGCGAACAACCGCAACAAGACGATCCAAAAATTCAACAGCAACGGTCAATATTTAAGCCAATGGGGAACGCCAGGAACCGGCGATGGCCAATTCTCGACCCCGTCTGCGATAGCTGTAGACAGGGATGACAATGTATATGTGGTCGACCGGCATAACAACCGTATCCAGAAGTTCAGCAGCAGCGGCGAATTCATCATGGGATGGGGATCATATGGAAGCGATAATGGCCAGTTCAAATATCCGTCCGCTGCAGCCATAGATAAGAATGGAAACATATATGTTGTGGATGACTATAACTATCGCATCCAGAAATTCAGCAGCAACGGTGAATACCTGGGTCAATGGGGCATGTATGGTACCTTGAATCCGAGCCCACCTAGCTTCGCTTGCCCAACCTGA
- a CDS encoding pyridoxal phosphate-dependent aminotransferase — MAIANKIASHISKSSWIRKMFEEGERLRQEFGVDNVHDFTLGNPDVEPPEAFRRELMTLAGQPLPGMHRYMNNAGYAETRTAVAEKLARESGLGVTADQVIMTCGAGGALNVVLKTILNPGEEVIILAPYFVEYKFYIDNHGGVPVEVWTDRTTFQLDIEAIEKALTPKTRAILICSPNNPTGVIYPEENLRQLGELVKKVHQRNGHLIYVISDEPYARIAYDGKQVPNIFPLVESSIIVTSHSKDLALPGERIGYLAANPRMDTVQQFMEGAIFSNRVLGFVNAPALMQRLVAKLQNSSVDIASYQAKRDLLCSSLSAMGFEMVMPDGAFYLFPKSPLTDDVDFVKLAQKHHILLVPGAGFGAPGFFRIAYCVDQGVIERSLPAWSSLAKEAGLRG; from the coding sequence ATGGCCATAGCCAACAAGATCGCCAGCCACATCTCGAAATCGTCCTGGATCCGCAAAATGTTCGAGGAAGGGGAACGCCTGCGCCAGGAATTCGGCGTCGACAACGTGCACGACTTCACCCTGGGCAACCCGGATGTGGAGCCCCCCGAGGCATTTCGTCGCGAACTGATGACACTGGCAGGACAGCCGCTGCCCGGCATGCACCGCTACATGAACAATGCCGGCTATGCGGAAACGCGCACTGCCGTGGCAGAAAAACTGGCCCGCGAATCGGGCCTGGGGGTCACCGCCGATCAGGTTATCATGACCTGCGGCGCCGGCGGAGCGCTGAATGTGGTTCTCAAGACGATCCTGAATCCCGGGGAGGAGGTCATCATCCTGGCCCCCTACTTTGTGGAATACAAATTCTACATCGATAACCATGGTGGTGTGCCAGTAGAAGTATGGACCGACCGCACAACCTTCCAGTTGGACATCGAAGCCATTGAAAAGGCCCTGACTCCCAAGACACGGGCGATCCTGATCTGTTCTCCCAACAACCCGACCGGCGTGATCTACCCCGAAGAGAACCTGCGGCAACTGGGAGAGCTTGTCAAAAAGGTCCACCAGCGTAACGGCCACCTGATCTATGTCATCTCCGACGAACCCTACGCCCGCATCGCTTATGACGGCAAGCAGGTACCCAACATCTTTCCGCTGGTGGAAAGCTCGATCATCGTTACCTCCCACAGCAAGGACCTGGCTCTGCCGGGCGAGCGAATCGGCTATCTGGCTGCCAACCCGCGCATGGACACGGTGCAGCAGTTCATGGAAGGGGCGATCTTCAGTAACCGCGTGCTGGGATTCGTCAATGCGCCGGCCCTGATGCAGCGGCTGGTGGCGAAACTGCAGAACTCGTCCGTAGATATCGCCAGCTACCAGGCCAAACGTGATCTATTGTGCTCCAGCCTGTCGGCCATGGGATTCGAGATGGTCATGCCGGATGGCGCCTTCTACCTCTTCCCCAAATCGCCCCTTACTGACGATGTGGACTTCGTAAAACTGGCCCAGAAGCACCATATCCTGCTGGTGCCGGGAGCCGGCTTCGGCGCACCCGGTTTTTTCCGGATCGCCTACTGCGTGGACCAGGGAGTGATCGAGCGCAGCCTGCCGGCCTGGAGCAGTCTGGCCAAAGAAGCGGGGCTCAGGGGATAA